In Nocardia sputorum, a single genomic region encodes these proteins:
- a CDS encoding amidohydrolase family protein: protein MTIDVWAQHPTRRFLAHDMFASLRRWTGAVIPTDEIPLSVTLDAMDAAGVDRALISAWHAPEGVLISNDEVAAWVAEAPERLLPIASVDLRSPMDAVRELRRRVDQGFKGLRVLPWLWELPPTDRRFYPLFAACVDLGIPFCTQVGHTGPLRPSETGRPIPYIDQVALDFPELTIVCGHIGYPWTEEMIAVARKHENVVIDTSAYTTKRLPAELVSYLKSRSGRRKVLFGTNYPMIFPQHALDGFAALGLDDETRELYLDGNARRVFGLAG from the coding sequence ATGACCATCGACGTCTGGGCGCAACACCCGACCCGGCGCTTCCTCGCTCACGACATGTTCGCCTCACTGCGGCGGTGGACCGGAGCGGTGATACCGACCGACGAGATCCCCCTGTCGGTCACCCTCGACGCGATGGACGCCGCGGGCGTCGACCGAGCGCTCATCTCGGCGTGGCACGCGCCGGAAGGCGTCCTCATCTCCAACGACGAGGTCGCGGCCTGGGTGGCCGAGGCGCCCGAGCGCCTGCTCCCCATCGCGTCGGTGGACCTGCGCAGTCCGATGGACGCGGTACGGGAGTTGCGCCGCCGCGTGGACCAAGGATTCAAAGGGCTGCGGGTGCTCCCGTGGCTGTGGGAGCTGCCGCCGACCGATCGGCGCTTCTATCCGCTGTTCGCGGCCTGCGTCGATCTGGGCATCCCGTTCTGTACGCAGGTGGGGCACACGGGTCCGTTGCGGCCGTCGGAGACCGGCCGCCCCATTCCGTACATCGATCAGGTCGCCCTCGACTTCCCGGAGCTGACGATCGTCTGCGGGCACATCGGTTATCCGTGGACCGAGGAGATGATCGCGGTCGCGCGCAAGCACGAGAACGTCGTCATCGACACCTCCGCGTACACGACCAAACGCCTTCCCGCAGAACTGGTCTCCTATCTGAAGTCCCGGAGCGGGCGCAGGAAGGTGCTATTCGGCACGAACTATCCGATGATCTTCCCGCAGCACGCGCTCGATGGTTTCGCGGCCCTCGGGCTCGACGACGAGACCCGCGAGCTGTACCTGGACGGCAACGCGCGGCGCGTTTTCGGACTGGCCGGTTGA
- a CDS encoding DUF1304 domain-containing protein yields MLWAVQVFAAAAAVLHVGIFVMESVRFGDPKVYQGIFRLSEAELQAARPWAFNQGFYNLFLAVVTLVGVAILRSAPEAGWALLLAGCGSMLAAAVVLVAHDRRFARGAMVQGALPALTLLAAATRL; encoded by the coding sequence ATGCTCTGGGCGGTACAGGTGTTCGCCGCCGCGGCCGCTGTGCTCCATGTCGGCATCTTCGTCATGGAGTCCGTGCGGTTCGGCGACCCCAAGGTGTACCAGGGGATCTTCCGGCTCTCCGAAGCCGAATTGCAGGCGGCGCGGCCATGGGCGTTCAATCAGGGCTTTTACAACCTGTTTCTGGCGGTGGTGACACTCGTGGGCGTGGCGATCCTGCGGTCGGCGCCGGAGGCGGGATGGGCGCTGCTGCTCGCCGGATGCGGGTCGATGCTGGCCGCGGCGGTGGTCCTGGTGGCGCACGACCGCCGGTTCGCCAGAGGTGCGATGGTGCAGGGCGCGCTGCCCGCGCTGACGCTGCTCGCCGCCGCTACTCGGCTCTGA
- a CDS encoding DUF4254 domain-containing protein: MLRSAHALAELHQHRVQAVDAALIAEIDCRRRELVDDINDWVAQEIPQHRNGASLHTESLGAVVDRMARSWVDANQVIHTEGARSDNTHKHWYQLAELVDGYTDLVTDVAGGRRRLPEQ; this comes from the coding sequence CTGCTGCGGTCCGCACACGCACTCGCCGAGCTGCACCAGCACCGCGTGCAGGCGGTGGACGCCGCACTCATCGCCGAAATAGACTGCCGCCGTCGCGAGCTCGTCGACGACATCAACGACTGGGTCGCGCAGGAGATCCCACAGCACCGCAACGGGGCTTCGCTGCACACCGAGAGCCTCGGCGCCGTGGTGGACCGGATGGCACGTAGCTGGGTGGACGCCAATCAGGTCATTCACACCGAGGGCGCGCGCAGCGACAATACCCATAAACATTGGTATCAACTGGCCGAACTCGTCGACGGGTACACTGATCTGGTAACCGACGTGGCCGGTGGCCGCCGCCGTTTGCCCGAACAATGA
- a CDS encoding DUF4126 domain-containing protein: MSVLPLIFTAGWASGVNAYAVVLLLGLFGRFGFADSVPEALQRTDVLIAAAVLFLIEAVADKIPYLDSFWDAVHTVVRPIAGAVVAALLAGQDGSLPELAAGAVGGTAALVSHLVKAGTRMAVNTSPEPASNIVVSTVEDVTVAGVVTLAVFHPLAASVIAAVLLVAGVTLVYFCASRIRRYLRRRRARRAARTGGRALVAE, from the coding sequence GTGTCCGTTCTACCGCTGATCTTCACAGCAGGCTGGGCCAGTGGCGTGAACGCCTACGCCGTGGTCCTGCTGCTCGGCCTCTTCGGCCGGTTCGGCTTCGCCGATTCGGTGCCGGAAGCCTTGCAGCGCACCGATGTCCTGATCGCGGCGGCAGTGCTGTTCCTGATCGAGGCCGTGGCCGACAAGATCCCGTATCTCGACTCGTTCTGGGACGCGGTGCACACCGTGGTACGGCCGATCGCGGGAGCGGTGGTCGCGGCCCTGCTGGCCGGACAGGACGGCTCGCTGCCGGAACTCGCCGCGGGCGCGGTCGGCGGAACGGCCGCCCTGGTCAGCCATCTGGTGAAGGCCGGAACCCGGATGGCGGTCAACACCTCCCCCGAGCCCGCCAGCAACATCGTGGTGAGCACCGTCGAGGATGTGACCGTGGCCGGTGTGGTCACCCTCGCCGTTTTCCACCCACTGGCCGCGTCGGTGATCGCGGCGGTTCTGCTCGTCGCCGGTGTGACCCTGGTGTACTTCTGCGCCAGCCGGATCCGTCGCTATCTCCGGCGACGCCGCGCCCGTCGGGCAGCGCGCACGGGCGGCCGCGCGCTAGTCGCGGAATGA
- the map gene encoding type I methionyl aminopeptidase, with protein sequence MSVRTRKPLVPGTLSPTREVPRAIERPEYAWKKTADEGREPWVQTAETIEKMRIAGKIAAQALEEAGKAVAPGVTTDELDRIAHEYMCDHGAYPSTLGYKGFPKSCCTSLNEVICHGIPDSTVIEDGDIVNIDVTAYIDGVHGDTNKTFLAGDVDEEVRLLVERTEEATMRAIKAVRPGRALNVIGRVIESYANRFGYGVVRDFTGHGVGPTFHSGLVVLHYDQPAVETIIEPGMTFTIEPMINLGGIDYEIWDDGWTVVTKDRKWTAQFEHTLVVTESGAEILTLP encoded by the coding sequence ATGTCTGTCCGCACTCGCAAGCCCCTCGTCCCCGGAACGCTGTCGCCCACCCGTGAAGTGCCGCGCGCCATCGAGCGGCCGGAATACGCGTGGAAGAAGACCGCCGACGAGGGGCGCGAGCCCTGGGTGCAGACCGCCGAGACGATCGAGAAGATGCGGATCGCGGGCAAGATCGCCGCGCAGGCGCTGGAGGAGGCAGGCAAGGCGGTCGCGCCCGGCGTGACCACCGACGAACTGGACCGCATCGCGCACGAATACATGTGCGACCACGGCGCGTACCCCTCCACCCTGGGTTACAAGGGCTTTCCGAAGTCGTGCTGCACCTCGCTGAACGAGGTCATCTGCCACGGCATCCCGGACTCGACCGTGATCGAGGACGGCGACATCGTCAACATCGACGTCACCGCCTACATCGACGGCGTGCACGGTGACACCAACAAGACATTCCTCGCCGGTGACGTCGACGAGGAGGTGCGCCTGCTGGTCGAGCGGACCGAGGAGGCCACGATGCGGGCGATCAAAGCGGTCCGGCCCGGCCGGGCGCTGAACGTGATCGGCCGCGTCATCGAGTCCTACGCCAACCGGTTCGGCTACGGCGTGGTGCGCGACTTCACCGGCCACGGCGTCGGCCCGACCTTCCACAGCGGACTGGTCGTGCTGCACTACGACCAGCCCGCGGTGGAGACCATCATCGAACCGGGCATGACGTTCACCATCGAGCCGATGATCAACCTCGGCGGCATCGACTACGAGATCTGGGACGACGGCTGGACCGTCGTCACCAAGGATCGCAAGTGGACCGCGCAGTTCGAGCACACCTTGGTCGTCACCGAGTCGGGGGCCGAGATCCTGACCCTCCCGTGA
- a CDS encoding cobyric acid synthase encodes MKGALLVAGTTSDAGKSVVVAGICRMLARRGVRVAPFKAQNMSNNSVVTLDGGEIGRAQALQAQACGLEPSVRFNPVLLKPGSDRRSQLVVRGKAVGTVGAEDYFRHRRELREVVAAELAALRAEFDVVVCEGAGSPAEINLRATDLANMGLARAAELPVLLVGDIDRGGVLAHLFGTVAILEPEDQRLICGFVVNKFRGAVDLLRPGLERLTELTGRPTLGVLPYADDLWIDAEDSLSTLADAPVGRPRPPMGTEWLTVAAIRLPRISNSTDVEALACEPGVAVRWVAEPSRLADADLVVLPGSKATVSDLRWLRRTGIADALRARAGTGKPILGVCGGYQMLGTRILDRVESGAGEVDGLGLLDLTVEFAEPKVLRRSSGHAAGVAVHGYEIHHGRVTHRADQAWLTVDGEPEGSVRGAVWGTHLHGLLESDEFRRGWLRTVAEAAGRAGFVAADDVSVATVRAAQLDLLADLIEDHLDLAAFERLLTDGAPADLPSLATDIVLPSGRIG; translated from the coding sequence ATGAAGGGCGCGCTGCTGGTCGCGGGCACGACCTCGGACGCGGGCAAGAGTGTCGTCGTGGCCGGGATCTGCCGGATGCTGGCGCGGCGCGGCGTGCGCGTCGCCCCCTTCAAGGCCCAGAACATGTCCAACAACTCCGTGGTCACGCTCGACGGCGGGGAAATCGGCCGGGCGCAGGCATTGCAGGCCCAGGCGTGCGGACTGGAGCCGAGCGTGCGGTTCAATCCCGTCCTGCTCAAGCCGGGCAGTGATCGCCGCTCCCAGCTGGTGGTGCGCGGCAAGGCGGTCGGCACCGTCGGCGCGGAGGACTACTTCCGGCATCGCCGGGAGCTGCGCGAGGTGGTGGCCGCCGAACTGGCCGCCTTGCGCGCGGAATTCGACGTGGTCGTCTGCGAGGGCGCCGGGTCGCCCGCCGAGATCAACCTGCGCGCGACGGATCTGGCGAACATGGGTCTGGCGCGCGCCGCGGAGCTGCCGGTGCTGCTTGTCGGGGACATCGATCGCGGTGGCGTGCTCGCCCATCTGTTCGGCACCGTCGCCATCCTCGAGCCCGAAGACCAGCGATTGATCTGCGGGTTCGTCGTCAACAAGTTCCGCGGCGCGGTCGATCTGCTGCGGCCCGGGCTGGAGCGTCTCACCGAGCTCACCGGCCGCCCCACCCTCGGCGTGCTGCCGTATGCCGACGATCTGTGGATCGATGCGGAGGACTCGCTGAGCACCCTCGCCGACGCGCCGGTCGGCCGTCCGCGGCCACCGATGGGCACCGAGTGGCTGACCGTCGCCGCGATCCGGCTGCCGCGCATCTCCAATTCCACCGATGTCGAGGCGCTGGCCTGCGAACCCGGCGTCGCGGTGCGCTGGGTGGCCGAACCGTCCCGGTTGGCGGACGCCGATCTGGTGGTCCTGCCCGGCAGCAAGGCGACGGTTTCGGATCTGCGGTGGTTGCGGCGTACCGGCATCGCCGACGCATTGCGGGCCCGCGCCGGCACGGGCAAGCCGATCCTGGGCGTCTGCGGCGGATATCAGATGCTCGGCACCCGCATCCTGGACCGCGTCGAGTCCGGTGCGGGCGAGGTCGACGGGCTCGGACTGCTCGATCTCACCGTCGAATTCGCCGAGCCGAAGGTGTTGCGCCGCAGCTCGGGACACGCCGCGGGAGTCGCCGTGCACGGCTACGAGATCCATCACGGCCGCGTCACGCACCGTGCGGATCAGGCGTGGCTCACCGTCGACGGCGAGCCGGAGGGCAGCGTCCGCGGCGCGGTGTGGGGTACCCACCTGCACGGGTTACTGGAGTCCGACGAGTTCCGGCGCGGGTGGCTCCGCACGGTGGCCGAGGCGGCGGGGCGCGCGGGTTTCGTCGCGGCCGACGACGTCTCGGTCGCGACGGTGCGTGCCGCCCAGCTCGATCTGCTGGCCGATCTGATCGAAGACCACCTCGACCTCGCCGCATTCGAGCGCCTGCTGACCGACGGCGCGCCCGCCGATCTGCCCTCCCTGGCCACCGACATCGTGCTCCCGAGCGGCCGCATCGGTTGA
- a CDS encoding AbrB/MazE/SpoVT family DNA-binding domain-containing protein → MAAEKRPSSRGANVVSATVTSKGQITIPIDVRVAMGLRTGVRVAFVPTPTGTYELVPETRTIKALKGIVGWSGSPIGLAEMNEAIAGNVVEGKR, encoded by the coding sequence ATGGCGGCGGAGAAGAGGCCCAGCAGCCGAGGGGCGAATGTGGTGTCGGCGACGGTCACGAGCAAAGGGCAGATCACGATCCCGATCGATGTGCGCGTCGCGATGGGCTTGCGCACCGGCGTGCGCGTCGCGTTCGTGCCGACGCCCACGGGCACCTACGAGCTGGTGCCCGAAACGCGAACGATCAAGGCGCTGAAAGGCATCGTGGGCTGGTCCGGATCCCCGATCGGCCTCGCCGAGATGAACGAGGCGATCGCGGGCAACGTCGTGGAAGGCAAGCGGTGA
- a CDS encoding PIN domain-containing protein produces MIGLDANVLIRYLTQDDPEQSARANQVIDGLTESKPGYVTMIVLAEIHWVLRRGYKQDPEAVTDVLLGLLDSSEIVVERADTVRQALRRAADGADFADALIQQLGQEAGCELTVTFDHNAGERAGMRLLA; encoded by the coding sequence ATGATCGGTCTCGACGCGAATGTGCTGATCCGCTACCTCACCCAGGACGACCCGGAGCAGTCCGCCCGTGCCAATCAGGTGATCGACGGGCTCACCGAGAGCAAACCGGGCTACGTCACGATGATCGTGCTCGCGGAGATCCACTGGGTGCTGCGTCGCGGCTACAAACAGGACCCCGAGGCCGTCACCGACGTGCTGCTCGGACTGCTCGATTCGAGCGAGATCGTGGTCGAGCGCGCCGACACCGTGCGCCAGGCGTTGCGCCGGGCCGCCGACGGCGCGGACTTCGCCGACGCGCTGATCCAGCAGCTCGGTCAGGAGGCCGGGTGTGAGCTGACCGTCACCTTCGATCACAACGCAGGTGAGCGGGCCGGGATGCGCCTGCTCGCGTGA
- a CDS encoding alpha/beta hydrolase, translated as MESRQITVGDRAWTVRIDGPESRHSVLLLPDAGDPADVFDQVCARLHNSDLRTFAVESIEGLDPAAVTAILDALGLPWVNVAGCGAGAVLAWQACARGFGRFQSLVVADRGHPATPGADGAVADASTGPVEVPTTLLVTKNLPRSVADTSGRFVYGEFRVVEVDVTDVATEADHELATEIVLRTSLW; from the coding sequence ATGGAATCTCGGCAGATCACGGTGGGTGACCGGGCGTGGACCGTGCGGATCGACGGGCCGGAATCCCGGCACAGCGTGCTGCTGCTGCCCGACGCGGGCGACCCGGCGGACGTCTTCGATCAGGTGTGCGCCCGGCTGCACAATTCGGATCTGCGCACCTTCGCGGTGGAGTCGATCGAAGGTCTCGACCCGGCCGCCGTCACCGCGATCCTCGACGCCCTGGGGCTGCCGTGGGTGAACGTCGCCGGGTGCGGAGCGGGCGCCGTGCTGGCCTGGCAGGCGTGTGCGCGCGGCTTCGGCCGTTTCCAGAGCCTGGTCGTGGCCGATCGCGGTCACCCGGCCACGCCCGGTGCCGATGGAGCGGTGGCGGACGCGTCGACCGGCCCGGTGGAGGTGCCGACCACGCTGCTGGTCACCAAGAATCTGCCGCGCTCGGTGGCCGACACCTCCGGGCGGTTCGTCTACGGCGAGTTCCGGGTGGTGGAGGTCGACGTCACCGATGTGGCCACCGAAGCCGACCACGAGCTGGCCACCGAGATCGTGCTACGCACCAGCCTCTGGTGA
- a CDS encoding alpha/beta hydrolase — protein sequence MTNEQSLAEPVSTSPDGEGWRPDVLGPHYQQRTLPLGPDPDGEGEVVATLVRYVPSGAVEQTAGAVLYVHGFTDYFFQEHLAEHFAARGFQFYALDLRKCGRSLRDGQTPHYVTDLAFYDRELAEALRIVRAETGAAVVLNAHSTGGLVVSLWLDRLNRAEGTAAAGITGVVLNSPWFDLQGPAYYRSIGTPIIKAVGRFRKMVQLPGGKISTYGDSLHHSVSGEWNYNLDWKPLHGFPVRLGWLRAIRNGHARLHQGLDIGVPSLILRSRMTKFAKEYGPAVDVADAVLDVKQIQRWSGCLGDRTNMVPIDGAKHDVFLSGPEPLAQAFRELDNWLDWLAGYQAAAGADSPEAGA from the coding sequence GTGACGAACGAACAGTCGCTTGCCGAACCGGTCAGCACTTCGCCGGATGGCGAAGGCTGGCGCCCCGACGTCCTCGGTCCGCACTACCAGCAGCGCACGCTGCCTCTCGGCCCCGATCCCGACGGTGAGGGCGAGGTGGTCGCCACGCTGGTGCGCTACGTCCCCTCCGGCGCCGTCGAACAGACCGCGGGCGCGGTGCTCTATGTCCACGGATTCACCGACTATTTCTTCCAGGAGCACCTCGCCGAGCACTTCGCCGCGCGCGGGTTCCAGTTCTATGCGCTCGACCTGCGCAAATGCGGCCGTTCGCTGCGCGACGGGCAGACCCCGCACTATGTGACGGATCTCGCTTTCTACGACCGGGAGCTGGCGGAGGCGCTGCGGATCGTGCGGGCCGAGACCGGTGCCGCGGTGGTGCTCAACGCCCACTCCACCGGAGGTCTGGTCGTGTCGCTGTGGCTGGATCGGCTCAACCGCGCCGAGGGCACGGCCGCGGCGGGCATCACCGGCGTGGTGCTCAACAGCCCGTGGTTCGACCTGCAGGGTCCGGCGTACTACCGCAGCATCGGGACGCCGATCATCAAGGCCGTGGGCCGTTTCCGCAAGATGGTGCAGCTGCCCGGCGGCAAGATCAGCACCTACGGTGACAGCCTGCACCACTCGGTGTCCGGCGAATGGAACTACAACCTGGACTGGAAACCGTTGCACGGCTTCCCGGTCCGGCTCGGCTGGCTGCGGGCGATCCGCAACGGCCACGCGCGGCTGCACCAGGGCCTCGACATCGGCGTCCCCTCGCTGATCCTGCGTTCCCGGATGACCAAGTTCGCCAAGGAGTACGGCCCCGCCGTGGACGTGGCCGACGCGGTGCTCGACGTCAAGCAGATCCAGCGCTGGTCCGGCTGCCTCGGCGATCGCACGAACATGGTGCCGATCGACGGCGCCAAGCACGACGTGTTCCTCTCCGGCCCTGAACCGCTGGCCCAGGCGTTTCGCGAACTCGACAACTGGCTCGACTGGCTGGCCGGTTACCAGGCCGCGGCGGGCGCCGACTCACCAGAGGCTGGTGCGTAG